In Limosilactobacillus sp. WILCCON 0051, a single window of DNA contains:
- a CDS encoding EamA family transporter, with the protein MNKRTKGILLAVMGASFWGTSGVAVQYLFGETTVSEFWLVGLRLLGAGTLLLILARLTGRSSTKALFSNRHDVLQLVLFAFFGMGMSQLTYFAAVKYSNAPTATVIQYLAPVIIIGYTAAAQKMLPRRIDVVSIIVALVGTFLLVTNGNLNHLALSPQACFWALLAALANAISTMAPGRLFARYGTLNVTAWSMLICGVCFIPLYFIMPMPALKPLDVALIGWIIIGGTLLAYTLYLASVQYIDPSTTGMLGAFEPLVATILAVALLHTQFGPVNILASCLIILATFLQMMPLQIFSHRQSLN; encoded by the coding sequence TTGAACAAGAGAACGAAAGGCATTCTGCTGGCCGTTATGGGAGCTTCTTTTTGGGGAACTTCAGGCGTTGCCGTGCAATATCTGTTTGGCGAAACGACGGTCAGTGAGTTTTGGCTGGTGGGGCTGCGGCTTTTAGGAGCTGGAACGCTGCTGCTGATCTTGGCCAGGCTGACGGGAAGATCGTCGACCAAGGCATTGTTTAGCAATCGTCATGACGTGCTGCAGCTGGTTTTATTTGCCTTTTTTGGGATGGGCATGTCGCAGCTGACTTATTTTGCGGCCGTCAAATACAGCAATGCCCCCACGGCTACGGTGATTCAATACTTGGCGCCAGTCATCATTATTGGTTATACGGCGGCGGCCCAGAAAATGCTGCCGCGCCGAATCGATGTAGTGTCGATCATTGTAGCCTTGGTTGGAACGTTTTTATTGGTGACTAATGGCAATCTCAATCATCTGGCATTGTCGCCGCAAGCATGCTTTTGGGCGCTTTTGGCTGCGCTGGCCAACGCAATCAGCACGATGGCACCTGGGCGACTGTTTGCCCGCTACGGCACGCTTAATGTCACGGCCTGGTCGATGCTGATCTGTGGCGTTTGTTTTATTCCGCTGTACTTTATCATGCCAATGCCGGCGTTAAAACCGTTAGACGTGGCCTTGATCGGCTGGATCATTATTGGCGGTACGCTTTTGGCCTATACGCTCTACCTGGCCAGCGTGCAGTATATCGATCCTAGTACGACAGGAATGCTGGGAGCTTTTGAGCCATTGGTGGCAACGATTCTGGCGGTGGCGCTTTTGCACACTCAATTTGGTCCGGTCAATATCTTGGCCAGCTGCCTGATTATTTTGGCAACTTTCCTGCAGATGATGCCGCTGCAGATCTTTTCGCATCGCCAGTCATTAAACTAG
- a CDS encoding amino acid permease: MSEKNHVAPKLKRTMTAGQMEMISLGGAIGVGLFMGSKSTIKWTGPSVLLAYAFVGLILYIVMRALGEMIYVNPSTGSFADYATHYVHPMAGYMAEWANVFEYIVVGMSEVIASTEYLKYWWPHTQTWAAGLIIIFFLALANLASAKAYGTLEFWFAMIKVVTIILMIILGFLVILLGFGNGGHPIGFSNLWAHGGFFAGGFKGFMFSMSIIVGSYEGIELLGISAGEVANPQKAVVKSVKSVLFRILIFYVGAIFVIVTIYPWNQLDSVGSPFVETFAKVGITAAASIINFVVLTAALSGANSGIYSSSRMLFRLAHEGNAPRLFGRLSKHVVPDAAILGISGGILIGFVLDIFAEYFSKSTADLFVVVFSSSVLPGMIPWFVILLAELRFRQHNPELMQDHPFKLPLYPFSNYFAFAMLIMIVVFMFINPDTRISVIVGAGVLVLAAIVYLCRNGLNGKKQPTE, from the coding sequence ATGAGTGAGAAAAACCACGTCGCGCCAAAACTAAAGCGCACGATGACGGCTGGACAAATGGAAATGATCTCTTTGGGCGGCGCGATTGGCGTTGGACTGTTTATGGGATCAAAATCAACCATCAAATGGACCGGGCCTTCCGTACTTTTGGCCTATGCCTTTGTCGGTTTGATTCTGTATATCGTAATGCGGGCTTTGGGTGAGATGATCTACGTCAATCCCAGCACGGGATCGTTTGCTGACTATGCCACGCATTACGTGCACCCAATGGCTGGCTATATGGCGGAATGGGCCAACGTTTTTGAATATATCGTGGTCGGCATGTCAGAGGTCATTGCTTCAACCGAATATCTTAAATACTGGTGGCCGCATACTCAAACGTGGGCTGCGGGTCTGATCATCATCTTCTTTTTAGCACTTGCCAACCTGGCCAGCGCCAAAGCATATGGCACCTTGGAGTTCTGGTTTGCCATGATCAAGGTCGTAACGATTATTTTAATGATCATTCTAGGCTTTTTGGTGATTCTGCTGGGATTTGGCAATGGCGGTCACCCCATTGGCTTTAGCAATCTTTGGGCTCATGGCGGCTTTTTCGCCGGCGGCTTTAAGGGCTTTATGTTCTCAATGTCGATCATCGTTGGATCATATGAAGGAATCGAGCTATTGGGAATCTCAGCTGGCGAGGTTGCCAATCCGCAAAAAGCCGTGGTCAAATCGGTTAAATCCGTTTTGTTTAGAATTCTGATCTTTTATGTCGGCGCGATTTTCGTCATTGTTACGATCTACCCATGGAATCAATTGGACAGCGTCGGCTCGCCATTCGTTGAGACGTTTGCCAAAGTCGGCATTACCGCAGCGGCTTCAATCATTAACTTTGTAGTTTTGACGGCCGCTTTATCCGGTGCCAACTCAGGAATCTACAGTTCTAGCCGGATGCTTTTCCGCTTAGCGCACGAAGGTAATGCTCCACGCCTGTTTGGCAGACTTTCCAAACACGTGGTTCCCGATGCGGCAATTCTGGGAATTTCTGGCGGGATTCTGATCGGCTTTGTCTTAGACATCTTCGCCGAATACTTCAGCAAGTCAACCGCCGATCTTTTCGTCGTTGTCTTCAGTTCATCCGTTTTACCGGGGATGATTCCTTGGTTTGTGATTCTGCTGGCTGAACTGCGATTCCGGCAGCATAACCCTGAACTGATGCAGGATCATCCATTTAAACTGCCGCTTTATCCATTTTCAAACTACTTTGCGTTTGCAATGCTGATCATGATCGTTGTCTTCATGTTTATCAACCCTGATACGCGCATCTCAGTAATCGTTGGCGCGGGCGTCTTAGTTCTGGCCGCCATCGTTTACCTCTGCCGCAATGGTCTGAATGGCAAAAAGCAGCCAACTGAATAA
- a CDS encoding methyltransferase domain-containing protein, with translation MKFKRVDAPLILVVIALAAILSIVLAVVWHQWLFWLVTVLLLICLGLYLNASWRGKEQIIDEAIKYLHLSSDAQVLDLGTDQGNVLVKLAKHLAIPGHATGVEIGIKSDQSNKSLAHAKACLQTAAMADRASVQAADILNLPFNDHQFDGVLIWMTLHKVKPTINRARAVQEAARTLKSNGTLAIIDFKHFDEYQKILTGLGFHDITVHQCGVNGWWGGPWLSTKILLAKRF, from the coding sequence ATGAAGTTTAAGCGAGTGGATGCGCCGCTGATCCTTGTGGTAATCGCGCTGGCAGCGATTTTATCGATTGTTTTGGCCGTTGTCTGGCATCAATGGCTGTTTTGGCTGGTGACGGTTTTATTATTGATCTGTTTGGGGCTGTATTTGAATGCATCATGGCGCGGCAAGGAGCAGATTATTGATGAAGCAATCAAGTATCTGCATCTGTCTTCTGATGCACAGGTACTCGATCTCGGCACTGATCAAGGGAATGTGCTGGTAAAGCTGGCCAAGCACTTGGCGATTCCAGGACATGCAACTGGCGTCGAAATTGGGATCAAATCAGATCAGTCAAATAAGTCACTTGCTCATGCCAAAGCCTGTCTTCAGACCGCTGCGATGGCAGATCGCGCTTCAGTGCAGGCAGCGGATATATTGAATCTGCCATTTAATGATCACCAGTTTGATGGGGTTTTGATTTGGATGACGCTGCACAAGGTCAAACCGACAATCAATCGCGCTCGTGCCGTTCAAGAAGCAGCTCGGACCTTAAAAAGCAACGGTACGCTGGCAATTATTGATTTTAAGCATTTTGATGAGTACCAAAAGATTTTAACGGGGCTGGGCTTTCATGATATTACGGTTCACCAGTGCGGCGTCAACGGCTGGTGGGGTGGTCCATGGCTAAGTACTAAAATCTTATTGGCCAAGCGTTTCTAG
- a CDS encoding IS3 family transposase: MTKISIETKIKAIEEYCTTASSLRGIARKYGIAKLDFQICVGIYARFGKEKLLNPPTVTGDFRLNLVKWKQQNRASIPETCIHFGFRSSGSVYQWERQYNEHGAPALLKLRPGRKSKHELKSRERDSTFKKTESASPKRELILKDSTRCLKKIGSLEKASKKELAQVIYDLKAKYRLKDLIEALPISMSTYQYWQAKFEHPNEAEEELKSVIKGLFEYFEGDYGVRRLSAQVRDYYRIINRPLPNHKRIYRLMREMGLQCTKYSKRRRKYDSSKGPSGKKAKNVIRRRFMSNRKYQKMVCDITELKAKDGSKVYLEIVKDLATNQILTWEIGTHPTLEFSLKPLRKLIDLLPHTGYQLTLHTDQGWQYQHRAWRVLLKHGRIRQSMSHRATCLDNAACETVFSKLKAEIKPDTDYANQEDLTQAIEEWIDYYNHRRIQTKLGNLTPLQYEARLVA; encoded by the coding sequence ATGACCAAAATCAGCATAGAGACTAAGATCAAGGCAATTGAAGAGTACTGTACAACGGCAAGTTCACTGCGGGGGATCGCTCGCAAATACGGGATTGCAAAGCTTGACTTTCAAATCTGCGTGGGTATTTATGCACGTTTCGGCAAGGAAAAACTATTGAATCCACCAACCGTAACTGGGGATTTCCGCTTAAATCTGGTAAAGTGGAAACAACAAAACCGAGCTTCCATTCCAGAGACCTGTATCCACTTTGGCTTTCGTTCATCAGGCTCTGTCTATCAATGGGAGCGTCAGTACAACGAACATGGAGCACCGGCCCTCTTAAAACTACGACCAGGAAGGAAATCAAAACATGAGCTCAAATCACGAGAAAGAGATTCAACGTTTAAAAAAACAGAATCAGCTTCTCCAAAAAGAGAACTTATCCTTAAAGATTCAACTCGATGCCTCAAAAAAATTGGCAGCCTTGAGAAAGCATCCAAAAAAGAACTTGCCCAAGTAATTTATGACCTCAAGGCAAAATATCGTTTGAAAGACCTGATTGAAGCACTGCCAATCTCTATGTCAACTTACCAGTATTGGCAGGCCAAATTTGAACACCCTAATGAAGCCGAAGAAGAGCTTAAATCCGTCATCAAGGGCCTGTTTGAATATTTTGAAGGCGACTATGGCGTTCGTCGACTGAGCGCGCAGGTGCGTGACTACTACCGAATTATTAATCGTCCACTGCCCAATCACAAGCGAATTTACCGCTTGATGCGTGAGATGGGCCTTCAATGTACGAAATACAGCAAACGCCGCCGCAAGTACGATTCTTCCAAAGGTCCGTCGGGTAAGAAGGCTAAAAACGTAATCCGTCGTCGCTTTATGAGCAATCGCAAATATCAAAAGATGGTCTGCGACATTACTGAATTGAAGGCTAAGGACGGCAGTAAGGTTTATCTGGAAATTGTCAAGGATCTGGCAACCAACCAGATTCTGACTTGGGAAATCGGGACGCATCCAACCCTGGAATTCAGCCTTAAGCCTTTGCGCAAGCTAATCGATCTTTTACCGCACACTGGGTATCAATTAACTCTGCATACAGATCAAGGCTGGCAGTATCAGCATCGTGCCTGGCGAGTCTTATTAAAGCATGGTCGGATTCGTCAAAGCATGTCCCATCGAGCAACGTGTCTGGATAACGCCGCCTGCGAGACCGTCTTTAGCAAACTTAAAGCAGAGATCAAGCCGGACACTGATTATGCCAATCAAGAAGACTTAACTCAAGCCATTGAAGAGTGGATTGACTACTACAACCACCGCCGGATACAAACAAAATTAGGCAACCTGACCCCACTTCAATATGAAGCACGGCTAGTTGCCTAA
- a CDS encoding MFS transporter, producing MFNFLKPSPDAAQKVPKDKIEGVYRRKQLGVLLATCFTYLSYYIIRLIFTTEQKPIMKEYGFTIGQIGLILSTFGIGYGIAKLFMGALSDKSNTKRFLAFGLYMSCLFNALLAFTHNFYVILFLMLLIAVTQAMGAPACQREISLWFSKTHRGVMYAIWSSAHNAGAFACVACIQLATFVFSGSLTAVFLTASVISAIIATLMLLINSERPETEGLPNIAEYTGQIELTESGQSTAQELSNQSLWQIFVHDILMNKVVWAVTLTSMSIYLVRYGIMSWIPSYLPTKGFSVDWAKWLVGIFELSAVPGVIIMGSISDMLKGRRALVCFACVIGMIMCLIAYFTSSSHAVIVAVLFIMGSLIYAPLTLVGLMVNEAVPKYAVGLSTGFMGFFQYVFGETAATALIGHLVGQYGWGASAVTIYAASGLAVCLLIYLLFKERSILRMEAKANAKQR from the coding sequence ATGTTTAATTTCTTAAAACCGTCACCCGATGCTGCCCAAAAAGTGCCCAAAGACAAAATTGAGGGGGTCTACCGGCGCAAACAGCTGGGCGTATTGCTGGCGACTTGTTTTACCTACCTTTCTTACTACATCATTCGCTTGATCTTTACGACTGAGCAGAAGCCGATCATGAAAGAATATGGGTTTACGATTGGTCAAATTGGTTTGATCCTGTCTACCTTTGGGATTGGCTACGGGATTGCCAAGCTTTTCATGGGGGCTTTGTCAGACAAGTCCAACACTAAGCGTTTCTTGGCTTTTGGACTGTATATGTCATGTCTGTTCAACGCGCTGCTTGCTTTTACGCATAATTTTTACGTAATTTTGTTCTTAATGCTGCTGATTGCCGTAACCCAGGCGATGGGAGCTCCTGCCTGTCAGCGTGAGATCAGTCTTTGGTTCTCAAAAACGCACCGGGGCGTAATGTATGCCATCTGGTCATCAGCACATAATGCCGGAGCGTTTGCCTGCGTTGCCTGCATTCAATTGGCAACCTTCGTCTTTTCTGGCTCTTTGACGGCCGTATTTCTGACTGCATCGGTAATCTCTGCTATTATCGCTACCTTAATGTTATTAATCAATTCCGAGCGTCCAGAAACTGAAGGCCTGCCAAACATTGCCGAATACACCGGCCAGATCGAACTGACGGAAAGTGGCCAGTCTACGGCTCAAGAACTTTCCAACCAGTCGCTGTGGCAGATTTTCGTTCATGATATTTTGATGAATAAAGTGGTCTGGGCCGTTACTCTAACCTCGATGTCCATCTACCTGGTTCGTTACGGGATCATGAGTTGGATTCCTAGCTACCTGCCAACCAAGGGCTTTAGCGTTGACTGGGCTAAATGGCTGGTTGGGATCTTTGAACTGTCAGCCGTCCCAGGCGTTATCATCATGGGTTCGATCTCCGACATGCTGAAGGGACGCCGGGCATTGGTCTGCTTTGCCTGCGTGATTGGCATGATCATGTGCCTGATTGCCTACTTTACCAGCAGCAGTCACGCCGTCATCGTTGCCGTGCTCTTTATCATGGGCAGTCTGATCTATGCTCCGCTGACGCTGGTTGGATTGATGGTCAACGAAGCCGTGCCAAAATATGCAGTCGGTCTTTCCACCGGCTTTATGGGCTTTTTCCAATATGTCTTTGGCGAAACGGCGGCTACGGCTCTGATCGGTCATCTGGTCGGACAATACGGCTGGGGAGCCAGTGCTGTTACGATCTACGCCGCTTCAGGCTTAGCTGTATGTCTGCTGATCTACCTGCTGTTTAAGGAACGCAGTATTCTGCGGATGGAAGCTAAAGCCAACGCCAAACAGCGATAG
- a CDS encoding M1 family aminopeptidase has protein sequence MADSTRFYEKFQPVHYDIYLDIDRATKHFKGITMIKGNAVDTKIALHQKFLNVTSVQADGQDVPFSFSDLQEAIQLELPHSGDVELKVVYDAKLTDTMMGIYPSYYTVAGQKKQLVGTQFETTAARQAFPGIDEPEAKATFSLAIKYDEQPGETIIANMPEDHVENGVHYFQETVKMSTYLVAFAFGELQSKFAKTKSGVEIGVFSTKAHQPKELDFSLDIAKRAIEFYEDFYQTPYPLPQSYQLALPDFSAGAMENWGLVTYREAYMLLDPDNTTLNQKRLIATVITHELAHQWFGDLVTMKWWDDLWLNESFANMMEYVAVDALEPEWNVWEMFQTSEVPMALQRDATDGVQSVHVAVDDPAEIDTLFDGAIVYAKGARMLVMVRALLGDDAMRRGLKNYFAAHQYGNATGADLWQALGEASGMNVGQIMESWLEHPGYPVVEVKVEDGKLMLSQRQFFIGDGEEKDRLWQIPLNANYDQAPAIFSEQSMVLGDYAQLRKQNGRPFRINVGDNSHVIVKYDETLLNDILDHLDELGAIDQLQLLQDLRLLAEGRQLSYAQIVPLLSRFKDSRSGIVNEMLYHVANSLKNFVEPAAKTERQLQQLFDQLSVKQVQRLGWLSQKGERNDDQLTRPIVLSAALYAQNSDAVKQAHTLFDQYQDHLADLPADVRGLVLANEVKNYGSQELFNTLLADYQKTADAGFKQDICAALTKTQDDQLIAQLIDRFEDADTIKPQDLRAWFRGVLANDHGQQAAWDWIQQEWSWLEKTVGGDMEFPTYITVISRIFKTSQRLIEFKRFFTPKENDPMLKREIQMDEKVIASRVELIESEQAAVNAAIAETVAE, from the coding sequence ATGGCAGACTCAACGCGTTTTTATGAAAAATTTCAACCAGTCCACTACGACATCTACCTGGATATCGATCGCGCCACCAAGCATTTTAAAGGCATTACGATGATCAAAGGTAATGCCGTGGACACTAAGATTGCGCTGCATCAAAAGTTTCTAAACGTTACCAGCGTCCAGGCTGATGGACAGGACGTGCCATTCAGTTTCAGCGACCTTCAAGAAGCCATTCAGCTTGAACTGCCGCATTCTGGCGACGTGGAGTTAAAAGTAGTCTATGACGCCAAGCTGACTGATACGATGATGGGAATCTATCCGTCATACTACACGGTTGCCGGTCAAAAAAAGCAGCTGGTTGGCACGCAGTTTGAAACCACGGCGGCGCGGCAGGCTTTCCCTGGGATTGATGAGCCAGAAGCCAAGGCGACGTTTTCATTAGCCATCAAGTATGATGAACAGCCAGGCGAAACCATCATTGCCAATATGCCAGAAGATCATGTTGAAAATGGCGTGCACTACTTCCAAGAAACCGTCAAAATGTCCACTTACCTGGTAGCATTTGCGTTCGGCGAGCTGCAGAGCAAGTTTGCCAAAACCAAAAGCGGTGTTGAGATCGGTGTCTTTTCTACTAAGGCCCACCAGCCAAAAGAGCTTGATTTCTCATTGGATATTGCCAAACGCGCGATTGAGTTTTATGAAGACTTTTACCAGACGCCATATCCGCTGCCGCAGTCATATCAATTGGCCCTGCCAGACTTTTCAGCCGGCGCGATGGAGAACTGGGGTCTGGTTACTTATCGTGAGGCCTATATGCTTTTAGATCCGGACAATACGACGCTCAATCAAAAACGGCTGATTGCCACGGTCATCACGCATGAGCTGGCACATCAATGGTTTGGTGATCTGGTTACGATGAAGTGGTGGGATGATCTTTGGCTGAACGAGTCATTTGCCAACATGATGGAATACGTGGCCGTCGATGCTTTGGAGCCGGAATGGAACGTTTGGGAGATGTTTCAGACTTCTGAGGTTCCAATGGCGCTGCAGCGGGATGCTACGGATGGCGTGCAGTCGGTTCACGTTGCCGTTGATGACCCTGCAGAGATCGATACGCTGTTTGATGGAGCGATCGTTTATGCCAAAGGTGCGCGGATGCTGGTGATGGTGCGGGCGCTGCTGGGTGATGATGCGATGCGCAGGGGCTTGAAGAACTACTTTGCTGCCCATCAATATGGCAATGCCACGGGAGCTGATCTTTGGCAGGCATTGGGTGAGGCTTCAGGAATGAACGTTGGCCAGATCATGGAGTCATGGCTGGAGCATCCAGGCTATCCGGTAGTCGAGGTTAAGGTTGAAGATGGCAAGCTTATGCTCAGTCAGCGGCAGTTCTTTATTGGTGATGGTGAGGAAAAGGACCGTCTCTGGCAGATTCCATTAAATGCCAATTATGATCAGGCACCGGCGATCTTTAGTGAACAAAGCATGGTTTTAGGCGACTATGCCCAGCTGCGAAAACAAAATGGTCGGCCGTTCCGCATTAATGTGGGCGACAATTCGCATGTCATCGTTAAATATGACGAGACGCTGCTAAATGATATTTTGGATCACCTTGATGAATTGGGAGCCATCGATCAGTTGCAGCTGCTGCAGGATCTGCGTCTGTTAGCAGAAGGACGGCAGCTTTCCTATGCCCAGATCGTCCCGTTGCTGAGTCGTTTTAAAGACAGTCGCTCTGGAATCGTTAATGAAATGCTGTACCATGTGGCCAACAGCCTGAAAAACTTTGTCGAGCCGGCTGCCAAGACTGAACGTCAACTGCAGCAGCTGTTTGATCAACTCAGCGTCAAGCAGGTGCAGCGGCTTGGCTGGCTTTCACAAAAAGGCGAGCGCAATGATGATCAACTAACGCGGCCAATCGTATTGAGCGCGGCCTTGTATGCGCAAAACTCTGATGCAGTCAAGCAGGCGCATACATTGTTTGATCAGTATCAGGATCATCTGGCGGATCTGCCGGCTGACGTACGGGGACTGGTGCTGGCCAACGAGGTTAAAAACTATGGCAGCCAGGAACTGTTTAATACGCTGCTGGCGGACTATCAAAAGACTGCCGATGCTGGCTTTAAACAGGATATCTGTGCAGCTTTGACTAAGACGCAGGATGATCAATTGATTGCCCAGCTGATTGATCGTTTTGAAGATGCCGATACCATCAAGCCACAGGATCTGCGGGCTTGGTTTAGAGGCGTTTTGGCTAATGATCATGGTCAACAGGCAGCCTGGGACTGGATTCAGCAGGAATGGTCATGGCTGGAAAAGACGGTTGGCGGTGATATGGAATTCCCAACCTATATAACTGTAATCTCTCGTATCTTTAAGACTTCGCAGCGATTGATCGAGTTCAAGCGTTTCTTTACGCCTAAGGAAAACGACCCAATGCTGAAACGCGAAATTCAAATGGATGAAAAGGTGATTGCCAGTCGCGTGGAATTGATTGAAAGCGAGCAGGCTGCGGTCAATGCTGCAATTGCCGAGACGGTTGCCGAATAA
- the yaaA gene encoding peroxide stress protein YaaA, with protein sequence MKIIIAPARNMKADPDSLPIQGLPQFLPQTETILDYLRSLSYDQLHHLWWDCSEKIAIPNYQWVQQMDLYHQLTPALLAFTGLQYQRMAPGVFDEAALGYVQDHLRILSGFYGLLRPFDGIVSYRLGMGDRAKVAGTRNLYEFWGSRLADELYAQDELVLNLASKEYAKAVIPYVKGKRQLVSCTFVKAEHGRFKTQATRAKIARGNLVRYLAERQADDLAVVKQFDLGYHYDEQASTNDNLVFVAD encoded by the coding sequence ATGAAGATTATCATTGCTCCGGCTCGGAATATGAAAGCTGATCCGGATTCATTGCCGATTCAAGGCTTACCGCAGTTTTTGCCGCAAACGGAAACGATTTTAGATTATCTGCGCAGTTTAAGCTATGACCAGCTCCATCATCTTTGGTGGGACTGCAGCGAAAAAATTGCCATTCCCAACTATCAATGGGTGCAGCAGATGGATCTTTACCATCAGCTGACCCCGGCGCTGCTGGCATTTACCGGCCTGCAGTACCAGCGGATGGCTCCGGGAGTTTTTGATGAGGCAGCACTTGGCTACGTTCAAGACCACTTGCGCATCTTGTCAGGCTTTTATGGCTTATTGAGGCCGTTTGACGGGATCGTTTCCTATCGCTTGGGTATGGGTGATCGAGCCAAGGTTGCCGGGACCAGGAATCTATATGAGTTTTGGGGCAGCAGACTGGCCGATGAGCTTTATGCACAAGACGAGCTGGTTTTGAATCTGGCGTCCAAGGAATATGCCAAAGCAGTCATTCCGTATGTCAAGGGCAAGCGTCAACTGGTCAGCTGCACGTTTGTCAAAGCAGAGCATGGCCGCTTCAAGACTCAAGCCACTCGGGCCAAGATCGCGCGGGGCAACCTGGTACGCTATCTGGCTGAGCGGCAGGCTGATGATCTGGCAGTCGTAAAGCAGTTTGATCTTGGCTATCATTATGATGAGCAGGCATCGACGAATGATAATTTGGTTTTTGTAGCAGATTAG
- a CDS encoding chloride channel protein: MGIIAGASSGLLSIVLDATERVFFHFTETNAIPVAFSATPLNRLLAPIIGALIVSVVWYFMQLHYRPVKLGKAVDGEKMPMGATIMHVTAQVFYVGTGGSIGRELAPREAGAMWAQSWIQLGDQIGWLKLAPEDRRLLIAAAAGAGFAGVYIAPITGAMFCLEILYKKIDKKAVIVSLTMAAIATMVGAIVKGWQPYYLVASRQFSLRLIPFVVIVAPLMGFLGTWYKRLIGRASALRVKDRRIFVTMPLAGALTGAVAWFFPEIMGNGRGVAQMAINVTSVSHSAVALLLFGFFAKGLVTLATISGGGYGGTLTPSIAMGSSLGVLLGMIFIQAIPGEPLMQFAVLGAAFFLAATQQAPLMAMFMLFEVCHLNFSALLPLGMGVALSMAISSWMQAKKA; encoded by the coding sequence ATGGGAATTATTGCCGGAGCCAGTTCCGGTTTGTTAAGCATTGTTTTGGACGCAACGGAAAGAGTATTTTTTCATTTTACCGAAACCAACGCGATTCCGGTCGCATTTTCAGCCACGCCCTTAAACCGGCTGCTGGCACCGATTATTGGGGCTTTGATCGTATCAGTCGTCTGGTACTTTATGCAGCTGCACTACCGACCAGTTAAATTGGGCAAGGCCGTTGATGGCGAAAAAATGCCAATGGGGGCCACGATCATGCACGTTACGGCCCAGGTGTTCTATGTCGGGACTGGGGGATCCATCGGTCGGGAACTGGCCCCAAGAGAAGCCGGCGCAATGTGGGCCCAGTCATGGATCCAATTGGGTGATCAGATTGGCTGGCTTAAGCTGGCTCCAGAAGACCGCCGCCTGCTGATTGCCGCGGCAGCCGGGGCCGGTTTTGCCGGTGTCTACATTGCACCGATTACAGGAGCGATGTTTTGCCTGGAGATTCTCTATAAAAAGATTGATAAAAAAGCCGTGATCGTCAGTCTGACCATGGCTGCGATTGCAACGATGGTCGGTGCAATCGTCAAAGGCTGGCAGCCGTATTATCTGGTGGCGTCACGTCAGTTTTCGTTGCGCTTGATTCCCTTTGTAGTGATCGTGGCACCGCTGATGGGCTTTTTGGGTACCTGGTATAAACGGTTGATTGGCCGCGCCAGTGCACTGCGCGTGAAGGATCGGCGAATTTTTGTCACGATGCCGCTGGCTGGGGCGCTGACGGGTGCCGTTGCCTGGTTTTTCCCAGAAATCATGGGTAATGGCCGGGGCGTGGCCCAGATGGCAATCAACGTGACCAGTGTTTCTCATTCGGCAGTTGCTTTACTGCTGTTCGGCTTTTTTGCCAAAGGGCTGGTTACTTTGGCAACGATCAGCGGTGGCGGCTATGGCGGGACACTGACGCCATCGATTGCCATGGGTTCGTCTTTAGGCGTGCTGTTAGGGATGATTTTTATTCAGGCAATTCCTGGCGAACCGTTGATGCAGTTTGCCGTCTTAGGGGCAGCCTTTTTCTTGGCAGCTACTCAGCAGGCACCTTTAATGGCAATGTTTATGCTGTTTGAAGTCTGCCATTTGAATTTTTCGGCGCTTTTGCCATTGGGGATGGGCGTGGCACTAAGCATGGCGATCTCCAGCTGGATGCAGGCTAAAAAAGCATAA